From Procambarus clarkii isolate CNS0578487 chromosome 49, FALCON_Pclarkii_2.0, whole genome shotgun sequence, a single genomic window includes:
- the LOC138351441 gene encoding uncharacterized protein — MYIDTPAAEIGFSTLAVDLKEQGIRASGHQGIRASEHQGIRASEHQGIRASEHQGIRASEHQGIRASGHQGIRASGHQSIRASGHQSIRASGHQSIRASGHQGIRASGHQSIRASGQQSIRASGHQGTHIRSN, encoded by the coding sequence ATGTACATAGACACACCTGCAGCTGAAATTGGATTCAGCACTCTAGCAGTGGACCTGAAAGAGCAGGGCATCAGGGCATCAGGGCATCAGGGCATCAGGGCATCAGAGCATCAGGGCATCAGGGCATCAGAGCATCAGGGCATCAGGGCATCAGAGCATCAGGGCATCAGGGCATCAGAGCATCAGGGCATCAGGGCATCAGGGCATCAGGGCATCAGGGCATCAGGGCATCAGAGCATCAGGGCATCAGGGCATCAGAGCATCAGGGCATCAGGGCATCAGAGCATCAGGGCATCAGGGCATCAGGGCATCAGGGCATCAGGGCATCAGAGCATCAGGGCATCAGGGCAGCAGAGCATCAGGGCATCAGGGCATCAGGGCACACACATCAGGTCTAATTAG